Proteins from one Pirellulales bacterium genomic window:
- a CDS encoding P-loop NTPase fold protein: protein MAAEETANSTLNASSELTGNHRSGPSIDANSVSDRVASVDHLGFGPYVLALAKFLKSPGTMPPLTVSIEGAWGSGKSSFMEQLAEQLEADGTPLRGKKPSNSRPVIVRFNAWLHDKDEELWASFALAFTGTVRRQSSFVTRCTAPIRLFIQRFNWAEGWFDALFALCLWTALVLLAISLPTLVFYHGTPWAENLSNQLAMLGSEKGGDSKTVDGQGEPNGGGIVASGRQRPRGASALTTLVFGTGSAASVAISLLIWFQARKLVGNPLEIKLREHVNKPNYEGRLSFIDNLQADFRKVVNAYVYRQNRIYVFIDDLDRCAVPKAAELMGAINLLISDDERLIFIIGMDRKTVAAGIAVKYESLLPYLSPNLSDSASASTIVRRDLDFGYAFLEKFIQLPFAVPAAGQTQLKSFLKSISRGSVVADAPGGRFENIWRRLASYVSTSGQRKKTPAEFEGGQNTRRDVAIGSRESNSTATNEQQIHRDAFILLLEGDDSLIADVALMAAPALDANPRRLKQFVNLFRLKFYIAVQTGLLDSIDGRRKLTPQQLGKLTAVFLRWPGFANAWLVNPSLLARLDAIANSDEVTPNIRPQEQYWSEQAELMNLIRYGCVKDGQFAGEPDRSVFGLSEVQCEELLQVSPARPEPSNTQSNVGGRREREGNDLETAQIKREARAQMDSFAVEYEKVRKTQAPGDRRTAEMDAIVLRIRSAALKAAIEFDEIVGWFQGSDGQRIVALACLQAAPSPEGLPLLLTAIGDPRSPFEQYHAMIATDLVKTQLNEDSIRRLLGTLESQLPVLEKSNDSSRLRLLRGLLDFFGSQGREAIANRISTTREHEVPDRGGSFGSGQGT, encoded by the coding sequence ATGGCCGCTGAAGAAACTGCAAACTCGACCTTGAATGCTTCCAGCGAGCTGACGGGCAATCACAGGTCGGGGCCTTCGATCGACGCAAACAGCGTTAGCGACCGCGTAGCGTCAGTTGACCATTTAGGTTTTGGTCCGTATGTACTGGCGCTAGCAAAATTCCTTAAGAGCCCTGGAACTATGCCGCCGCTAACTGTATCTATTGAAGGCGCATGGGGCAGCGGTAAGTCGTCCTTCATGGAGCAATTGGCTGAACAGCTTGAGGCCGACGGGACTCCGCTACGAGGCAAGAAACCTTCGAACAGCAGACCAGTGATCGTTCGATTCAATGCATGGCTCCACGACAAGGACGAGGAACTGTGGGCCTCGTTTGCACTGGCGTTTACTGGTACGGTCCGCCGTCAAAGCTCGTTTGTCACTCGCTGCACGGCACCTATCCGATTATTCATTCAGCGGTTCAACTGGGCAGAAGGATGGTTTGATGCCCTGTTTGCGCTTTGCCTTTGGACAGCGCTTGTTCTTCTGGCAATTTCGCTTCCGACGCTCGTGTTCTACCACGGCACACCATGGGCGGAAAACCTTTCGAACCAATTGGCGATGTTGGGTTCAGAAAAGGGAGGCGACAGCAAGACGGTCGACGGTCAAGGTGAACCGAATGGCGGCGGGATTGTTGCGAGCGGGCGCCAACGGCCGAGAGGGGCATCGGCGCTCACAACCCTCGTCTTTGGAACGGGCAGCGCTGCTTCGGTTGCCATTTCTCTATTGATCTGGTTTCAGGCCAGGAAACTCGTTGGCAATCCTCTTGAAATTAAACTGCGCGAACATGTGAACAAGCCCAACTACGAGGGACGACTGTCCTTCATTGACAACCTTCAAGCGGATTTCAGGAAGGTCGTAAACGCATATGTGTACCGTCAAAATCGAATATACGTGTTCATCGACGACCTCGATCGGTGTGCAGTGCCGAAGGCAGCCGAATTGATGGGCGCGATCAATTTGCTGATAAGTGACGACGAACGGCTCATCTTCATTATTGGAATGGATCGCAAGACGGTTGCAGCTGGTATAGCAGTCAAGTACGAAAGCCTACTTCCCTACCTGTCTCCGAATCTGTCGGATTCGGCGTCGGCGAGCACTATCGTGCGACGCGATCTGGATTTCGGGTACGCCTTTCTTGAAAAATTCATCCAGCTTCCTTTTGCGGTGCCGGCCGCCGGTCAAACCCAGTTAAAGTCATTCCTTAAGAGCATATCGCGCGGAAGCGTGGTTGCCGACGCTCCAGGCGGGCGCTTCGAGAATATCTGGCGCCGGTTGGCATCCTATGTTTCGACGTCAGGCCAAAGGAAGAAAACGCCAGCAGAGTTTGAGGGCGGGCAGAATACGCGCCGAGACGTGGCCATTGGCTCGCGTGAATCCAACTCAACAGCAACCAATGAACAGCAGATCCATCGCGACGCGTTCATCCTTTTGCTTGAAGGCGACGATTCGCTGATTGCCGACGTTGCCCTAATGGCAGCTCCCGCGCTGGATGCAAATCCACGCCGCCTCAAGCAGTTCGTTAATCTATTCCGTCTGAAGTTTTACATTGCTGTGCAGACCGGACTGCTCGATTCCATTGACGGAAGGAGAAAGTTGACGCCGCAACAATTGGGCAAGCTCACGGCGGTGTTTCTGCGATGGCCCGGCTTCGCGAATGCCTGGCTTGTAAACCCTAGCCTTCTTGCCCGCCTTGATGCTATTGCGAATTCCGACGAAGTAACTCCCAACATTCGGCCCCAGGAACAGTATTGGAGCGAACAGGCCGAGTTGATGAATCTGATCCGCTACGGATGTGTGAAGGATGGGCAATTCGCCGGTGAGCCGGACAGGTCCGTTTTTGGCCTAAGCGAAGTGCAATGTGAGGAGCTTCTTCAGGTGTCGCCAGCCCGCCCCGAGCCGTCGAACACGCAGTCGAACGTGGGCGGGCGGCGGGAACGTGAGGGAAATGATCTTGAGACTGCTCAAATCAAGCGTGAAGCACGGGCACAGATGGATAGCTTCGCGGTCGAGTATGAGAAAGTGCGGAAGACTCAGGCGCCGGGCGACAGGCGAACCGCCGAAATGGATGCTATTGTGCTCCGCATTCGGAGCGCTGCGCTAAAGGCTGCTATTGAGTTCGACGAAATAGTCGGCTGGTTTCAAGGCAGTGATGGTCAGCGAATTGTCGCTCTTGCGTGTCTTCAAGCGGCGCCGTCGCCCGAAGGCCTGCCGCTGCTGCTGACTGCGATCGGAGATCCTCGAAGCCCGTTTGAACAGTACCACGCGATGATAGCGACGGATCTGGTAAAAACGCAGTTGAATGAAGATTCGATCCGCAGACTTTTGGGGACACTTGAGTCGCAGCTGCCTGTCCTTGAAAAGTCAAACGATTCCAGTCGGTTAAGGCTTTTGCGCGGCTTGCTTGATTTCTTTGGCTCGCAAGGACGGGAAGCAATCGCGAATAGGATCTCGACGACGAGAGAACACGAAGTTCCCGACCGCGGAGGCTCATTCGGATCTGGCCAGGGCACCTAG
- the ltrA gene encoding group II intron reverse transcriptase/maturase, with amino-acid sequence MFADSPQGGRTANPPDASGGRAHLLHKAKLTTATDLVTTTADTSWLLEQVASEPNLATALLNVARNQGASGVDGCSVIEVVQAAPKLLPQLRRHLLDGSYQPGDIRRVWIPKPGGGQRGLGIPNVIDRWVQQAVLQVLDSIYEPTFHGSSHGFRSARGGHTAIAEAKTYVEAGYGVVVDIDLSKFFDRVHHQRLLDRLSHRIADRRIIDLIRRMLKARVVLPDGMRVATEEGTPQDGPLSPLLSNIVLDEFDWELQRRGLRFVRYADDCNIFVRSERAGQRAMSSVRNFIEQRLRLLVNEEKSKVARPAEVHFLGFRLCESRVGQVEIHISARTKERMDAKTRELTPRTWGQSFSECVAGLNRYLNGWFGYFRICTEEGATLFWRFDAHIRRRLRAIIVHQKKRPRYLCRHLIQRGFRKQTAARTAYRRCGSWRRSNLPGLTQAYRNAWFHERLVSLWFEWKRLHADLPVSKQQLLFDC; translated from the coding sequence GTGTTCGCCGACAGCCCGCAAGGGGGCAGAACGGCCAATCCTCCGGACGCATCCGGCGGGCGGGCTCACCTGCTGCACAAAGCGAAACTCACGACCGCGACCGATCTCGTCACCACAACAGCCGACACCAGTTGGCTGTTGGAGCAAGTTGCGTCGGAGCCGAACTTGGCGACGGCGCTCTTGAACGTGGCGCGTAATCAAGGCGCTTCGGGTGTCGATGGCTGTAGCGTCATCGAAGTGGTCCAAGCAGCTCCCAAACTGCTCCCACAACTGCGACGTCATCTGCTTGACGGATCGTACCAACCTGGCGACATTCGACGAGTTTGGATTCCCAAACCGGGCGGGGGTCAAAGGGGACTGGGCATTCCGAACGTGATCGATCGATGGGTACAGCAGGCCGTACTCCAGGTTCTGGACTCGATCTACGAACCGACCTTTCACGGGAGCAGCCACGGCTTTCGATCGGCTCGGGGCGGGCACACGGCTATCGCCGAAGCGAAGACATATGTGGAAGCCGGATACGGAGTCGTAGTGGACATCGATCTGTCAAAGTTCTTTGACAGAGTTCACCATCAGCGATTACTGGACCGATTGAGTCACAGGATCGCCGACCGCCGTATCATCGACCTCATACGTCGCATGCTCAAGGCGAGAGTTGTGTTACCGGACGGCATGCGAGTCGCAACCGAAGAGGGAACGCCGCAAGACGGTCCTCTCTCGCCGCTCTTGTCGAACATCGTCTTGGATGAGTTCGATTGGGAGCTGCAACGCAGAGGATTGCGATTTGTCCGCTATGCGGACGACTGCAACATCTTTGTGCGCAGCGAGCGTGCCGGTCAACGGGCAATGAGCTCTGTCCGTAACTTCATCGAGCAGCGTTTACGACTGCTTGTGAATGAGGAGAAGAGTAAAGTTGCCCGGCCAGCAGAGGTGCACTTTCTTGGCTTTCGGCTGTGCGAGAGTCGAGTAGGGCAAGTCGAGATCCACATCTCGGCCCGTACCAAGGAACGCATGGATGCCAAAACTCGGGAGCTTACGCCCCGTACTTGGGGTCAATCGTTCAGTGAGTGCGTGGCGGGGCTAAACCGTTATCTGAACGGATGGTTTGGCTATTTTCGGATTTGTACCGAAGAAGGAGCCACACTCTTCTGGCGTTTCGATGCCCACATCCGGCGACGGCTGCGGGCGATCATCGTTCATCAGAAGAAAAGACCCCGCTATCTCTGTCGTCACTTGATTCAACGCGGCTTTCGCAAGCAGACGGCGGCCCGCACCGCTTATCGGCGGTGTGGGTCGTGGCGACGCAGCAATCTACCCGGTCTCACGCAAGCGTACCGTAACGCTTGGTTTCACGAGCGTCTGGTGTCGCTGTGGTTCGAGTGGAAGCGTCTCCACGCTGACTTGCCGGTCTCGAAACAGCAACTGCTGTTTGACTGCTGA
- a CDS encoding DUF1559 domain-containing protein, producing the protein MVELLVVIAIVGTLTALLLPAVQSAREAARRNQCSNNLKQLGLALHNYQASQTVFPPAAMYFNASASARTSSVHMALLPYLEQESVALASSNLSSQSLQQQIPTFDCPSDPCVDAIVDGGGPNPDALTYRYPITYGFNFGTWFLYDWARRVAGDGAFLINQYLGPNAVNDGLSNTLAVAEVKAQIASGGLRMGIGYIRGLKIPNYSDPTNRSILTTPQALFARIGVNQKQATFSQDGSTLNSNLHLDYSSPSVVQSGFTTAFAPNTAMLVTVTNQTVGTGAEVEQGGDQLQAVTGTFDVDYVSLPEGAMTADITFAAVNSRSYHARLVNALFMDGSVRPVSSSVGLLVWRALGTRGGAEILGSY; encoded by the coding sequence ATGGTAGAATTACTTGTGGTAATCGCCATCGTGGGCACTCTGACCGCTCTGCTCCTTCCCGCCGTACAATCCGCTCGAGAAGCCGCCCGTCGCAACCAATGCTCCAACAATCTCAAGCAACTGGGATTGGCATTGCACAATTATCAGGCGAGTCAGACGGTTTTTCCCCCAGCGGCGATGTATTTCAATGCCTCGGCAAGCGCGAGGACGTCATCCGTTCACATGGCGTTATTGCCGTACCTTGAACAAGAAAGCGTTGCTCTCGCGTCTTCAAATTTATCCAGCCAATCCCTTCAGCAACAAATTCCAACGTTCGATTGCCCAAGTGACCCATGCGTAGACGCGATCGTGGATGGTGGTGGGCCGAATCCCGATGCTTTGACGTATCGCTATCCCATTACTTATGGTTTCAATTTTGGAACGTGGTTTCTTTACGATTGGGCGCGAAGGGTCGCAGGCGATGGCGCATTTCTCATCAATCAGTATCTAGGCCCCAATGCGGTCAACGATGGCCTCAGCAACACACTTGCTGTAGCCGAAGTCAAGGCTCAAATCGCATCCGGTGGATTAAGAATGGGTATTGGCTACATTCGCGGACTAAAAATTCCGAACTATTCCGATCCCACAAACCGATCTATTCTCACCACGCCGCAGGCGCTCTTTGCCCGTATTGGAGTAAATCAGAAGCAAGCAACTTTCAGCCAAGACGGCAGCACGCTCAACTCTAATCTGCACCTCGACTACAGTAGTCCGAGCGTCGTTCAGTCAGGATTCACAACGGCCTTCGCGCCGAATACGGCAATGCTGGTTACTGTTACCAATCAAACTGTGGGTACAGGGGCCGAGGTTGAGCAAGGCGGGGACCAATTGCAAGCCGTTACGGGAACCTTTGACGTCGATTATGTATCCCTGCCTGAAGGAGCCATGACCGCGGATATCACGTTTGCAGCCGTGAACTCGCGCAGTTACCATGCGCGCCTCGTCAATGCTTTGTTTATGGATGGTTCCGTCCGACCTGTTAGTTCAAGCGTTGGATTGCTAGTCTGGAGAGCGCTCGGGACGAGGGGCGGTGCCGAGATCCTTGGAAGTTACTGA
- a CDS encoding response regulator transcription factor, producing the protein MEKTSWTVMIADGQQLVADLLSKLLKSFEGFEIIGVFTHTEALTLAANSRAPDLVLVDAGMPGSSEAVLNLTLSHAGARLIFIDSAYRSFQVKRAFDCGAMGYLTKRDSLEEFEASIRRVLAGEKVYARSPTADRDKRCPMNPGLLTDREVEVLTYVAAGFSARRCAEVLGISENTVQNHKARVMRKLNLHKNVDMTRYAVQNGLVRD; encoded by the coding sequence ATGGAGAAGACGTCCTGGACGGTTATGATCGCCGATGGCCAACAGCTAGTGGCTGATCTGCTGTCCAAGCTGCTCAAGTCATTTGAGGGCTTCGAGATTATCGGCGTTTTTACCCACACCGAGGCACTGACACTGGCAGCAAATTCCCGAGCACCCGACCTCGTGCTTGTAGATGCGGGAATGCCTGGCAGCAGTGAAGCAGTGCTGAACCTGACGCTGTCTCATGCTGGCGCACGGCTGATTTTCATCGACAGTGCGTATCGTAGCTTCCAGGTCAAGCGAGCCTTTGACTGCGGTGCCATGGGGTATCTTACTAAACGCGATTCTTTGGAGGAGTTTGAGGCATCAATTCGGCGCGTTCTCGCCGGCGAGAAAGTTTATGCAAGGTCGCCAACCGCTGATCGAGATAAACGCTGTCCGATGAATCCTGGATTGCTGACAGACCGGGAAGTCGAGGTGCTTACGTACGTCGCTGCTGGATTCAGCGCGCGTCGGTGCGCGGAAGTCTTGGGGATCAGCGAGAATACCGTCCAAAATCACAAGGCACGTGTTATGCGAAAACTCAATCTGCATAAGAACGTCGATATGACGCGCTACGCCGTTCAAAATGGATTGGTGCGTGACTGA
- a CDS encoding ECF-type sigma factor yields MTGSISDWLDAYRHGDRDAAQQLWNRYYAQLVRQALRGLRGAPRRLRDEEDIALSAFNSFCLAVEAGRFPNLFDRSDLWRILVAITAKKALNERRYQRAKKRFWFDAWSAPDRDSLRPDSLVGKEPSPEQSAEAADHLSRLLSILNEHLLQQIAICKLEGYTNAEIAQRLDCSVSTVGRKITIIRDTWIEYFERQ; encoded by the coding sequence ATGACCGGATCAATTTCAGATTGGCTGGACGCGTACCGCCACGGAGACCGGGACGCAGCGCAGCAATTGTGGAACCGCTACTATGCTCAACTGGTGCGTCAAGCCTTGAGGGGGTTGCGGGGCGCACCGCGGCGTTTGCGCGACGAAGAGGACATCGCCCTTAGCGCCTTCAACAGTTTTTGCCTCGCCGTTGAAGCCGGCCGATTTCCGAATCTCTTTGATCGATCGGACCTTTGGCGCATTCTGGTCGCCATTACCGCCAAAAAGGCACTCAACGAACGGCGTTATCAGCGGGCCAAAAAGCGGTTCTGGTTCGATGCGTGGTCCGCGCCGGATCGCGATTCGCTCAGGCCAGATTCGCTCGTCGGGAAGGAGCCCAGCCCGGAGCAGAGCGCGGAAGCCGCCGATCATCTCTCCAGATTGCTTTCCATTCTAAATGAGCACCTATTACAACAAATTGCGATATGTAAGTTGGAAGGATATACAAACGCGGAGATCGCTCAACGTCTGGATTGTTCTGTTAGTACAGTTGGACGTAAGATAACGATCATTCGAGATACATGGATCGAGTACTTCGAACGTCAATAG